The DNA window CTGATTTTAGCTCATTCTTTAAAGATTCATCCAGCAATCGTAAATCGGGACTCTCCTGATTTTCATCTACCAATAAATCAAGAAGCGCAAGATTCTCTCCATCGCCTCCCAAAGGTTCATCTAAAGAACTGTGTCTGCCACCTGATGCTAAAATACTTTCAACAGCCACCGCATCCATGTGTAAAATCTCACCCAATTCCTCTGGACTGGGTTCTCTTTCATTGCTCTGAAGAAATTCCTGGTGTGCCGTATTTATTTGTTTAACAAGACTTACCTTATTATAAGGAAGTCGAATCATACGGCTATTTTCAACAATGGCTTGCAATATGGCTTGTCGAATCCACCAAACAGCATAAGTTATGAACTTAAATCCCTTGGTTTCGTCAAATCTCTTAGCAGCTTTCAACAAACCGACATTACCTTCATTGATTAAGTCGTTCAGTGAAAGTCCATTGTTTTGATATTGTTTTGCAACTGAAACTACAAAACGCAAGTTGGAAGTTACCATTTTATCAAGTGCCTCCTGATCTCCCAGCTTAATCAGTTTGGCTAATTCTACTTCTTCCTCGGGTGTAAGCACATCAAGTCTGGAAACTTCTGTCAGATACTTTTCTAAGGCTTCGCTTTCGCGATTGGTGATTTTTTGAGATATTTTGAGTTGACGCATAGCTAATTTGAGCTTACTGTTATATAAGCAAAAAAGTAGCTAAAAAGTTTCCGCACGGGAAAGCTTTGAAAAATAAAATATCCTGTGTTGAAATTAATTTACCGCATCTATAAGGCTTCCATCCTTATTATACAGTACTTTTCTGGACAATCGTAGTTTTCCGGTCTTAGGATCAGTGCCAATTAATTTCACTTTAATTGAATCCCCAACCTTCAATGCATCTTCTACTTTTTCCAATCTGGCATGCGTGATTTCACTGATATGCACCAATCCACTCTTACCATAAAAGTCGACAAATGCACCAAAAGGCATAATTGTTACAACCTTAGCATCAAAAACATCTCCTACCTGTGGCACAAAAGTTATAGCTCTGATCATCGCAACAGCGGCTTCGATGGCTTCCTTATTATTACTTGCAATATTGATAACCCCTTTATCCCCGACTTCCTCTATATTAATTTTGGTTCCTGTCTTGGCTTGCATTTCCTGAATTATTTTTCCTCCAGGGCCAATTACCGGTCCGATAAAACTCTTTTCTATGATCATTTCCACAATTCGCGGTGCGTGAGGCTTGAAATCAGATTTAGGAGTTGAAATAGTTTCATCCATTTTGTCCAAAATATGAATTCTCCCTTCCTTTGCCTGAAGCAATGCCTGCTCAAGCAATTCATAGGACAGTCCGTCAATTTTCATATCCATCTGCGTACCACAGATACCTTTGCGTGTACCCGTAATCTTAAAGTCCATATCCCCTAAAGCATCCTCATCTCCTAAAATATCAGAAAGTATCGCGAATTTTCCATCTTCGGCTATCATTCCCATTGCAATCCCTGAGGCTGCCGATTTGATGGGAACTCCAGCATCCATGAGTGCAAGTGAGCCTGCACATACCGTTGCCATTGAAGAAGATCCATTTGATTCTAAAATATCCGATACAATTCTAACTGTATATGGAA is part of the Candidatus Vicinibacter affinis genome and encodes:
- a CDS encoding RNA polymerase sigma factor RpoD/SigA, which translates into the protein MRQLKISQKITNRESEALEKYLTEVSRLDVLTPEEEVELAKLIKLGDQEALDKMVTSNLRFVVSVAKQYQNNGLSLNDLINEGNVGLLKAAKRFDETKGFKFITYAVWWIRQAILQAIVENSRMIRLPYNKVSLVKQINTAHQEFLQSNEREPSPEELGEILHMDAVAVESILASGGRHSSLDEPLGGDGENLALLDLLVDENQESPDLRLLDESLKNELKSAMGNLAPREREVITAIFGLDGQGSKTLEEVSRLYNMSIERIRQVREHAFRRLKRNFNRSSYKHYS